Proteins encoded together in one Chiloscyllium plagiosum isolate BGI_BamShark_2017 chromosome 50, ASM401019v2, whole genome shotgun sequence window:
- the LOC122544614 gene encoding histone H4-like, with protein sequence MSGRGKGGKGLGKGGAKRHRKVLRDNIQGITKPAIRRLARRGGVKRISGLIYEETRGVLKVFLENVIRDAVTYTEHAKRKTVTAMDAVYALKRQGRTLYGFGG encoded by the coding sequence ATGTCTGGAAGAGGTAAAGGAGGCAAAGGCCTGGGAAAAGGCGGAGCGAAGCGGCACCGGAAAGTGCTCCGAGATAACATCCAGGGCATCACGAAACCAGCTATCCGGCGCCTGGCTCGCCGTGGCGGGGTCAAGCGCATCTCGGGCTTGATCTACGAGGAGACCCGCGGGGTGCTGAAGGTTTTCCTGGAGAATGTGATCAGGGATGCGGTCACCTACACTGAGCACGCCAAGCGCAAGACAGTCACCGCCATGGATGCGGTGTACGCTCTGAAACGCCAGGGCCGCACTCTCTATGGATTCGGCGGCTGA
- the LOC122544558 gene encoding histone H2A-like, giving the protein MWAECSILCESACEIVTMSGRGKGGGKGRAKAKSRSSRAGLQFPVGRVHRLLRKGNYAERVGAGAPVYLAAVLEYLTAEILELAGNAARDNKKTRIIPRHLQLAVRNDEELNKLLGGVTIAQGGVLPNIQAVLLPKKTSAAGSAKK; this is encoded by the coding sequence ATGTGGGCGGAGTGCAGCATTCTCTGTGAAAGTGCTTGTGAGATTGTGACCATGTCCGGAAGAGGAAAGGGCGGTGGGAAAGGTCGCGCCAAGGCGAAGTCTCGGTCGTCCCGGGCTGGCCTGCAGTTCCCGGTGGGCCGTGTTCACAGGCTCCTGAGAAAGGGTAACTATGCTGAGCGTGTGGGTGCCGGAGCGCCGGTCTATCTGGCTGCGGTGCTGGAGTATCTGACGGCTGAAATCCTGGAGCTGGCCGGCAACGCGGCCCGGGACAACAAGAAGACCCGCATCATCCCCAGGCACCTGCAGCTGGCCGTGCGCAACGACGAGGAGCTCAACAAGCTGCTGGGAGGGGTGACCATCGCTCAGGGTGGGGTGCTGCCTAATATCCAGGCCGTGCTGCTGCCCAAGAAAACTTCCGCTGCTGGGTCTGCTAAAAAGTGA